In the genome of Streptomyces collinus, one region contains:
- a CDS encoding fumarylacetoacetate hydrolase family protein → MRIVRYAVGGERHYGELESGGAGIARFEGDPYTGLSPTGHTDRVGDVVVLPPVDGPRIFGFAYNYASHVDETDREIPEVPVCFMKPSTAVVGPGDAIVYPSDGELIHFEGELVVVIGKEARHVKPSEAPDHILGYTCGNDVSDRIVQRKESAFGTLLIGKGQDTFAPLGPVIATGLDPSGLALTTRVNGAVVQSASTADLLLPVPEIVSYLSRYLTLLPGDVIMTGTPSGVGPIRPGDEVEVEIEGIGVLRNPVVAESR, encoded by the coding sequence GTGCGCATCGTCAGATATGCCGTCGGCGGCGAACGTCATTACGGAGAACTGGAATCCGGAGGCGCCGGGATCGCCAGATTCGAAGGCGATCCCTATACCGGGTTGTCTCCCACGGGGCACACCGACCGGGTCGGTGATGTCGTCGTCCTCCCGCCGGTCGACGGGCCCAGGATTTTCGGATTCGCCTACAACTACGCCTCACATGTCGACGAGACCGACCGTGAGATTCCCGAGGTGCCCGTCTGCTTCATGAAGCCGAGTACGGCGGTGGTGGGGCCGGGCGACGCGATCGTGTATCCGTCCGACGGCGAACTGATTCATTTCGAAGGCGAGTTGGTCGTCGTCATCGGAAAGGAGGCCCGTCATGTCAAGCCCTCCGAAGCGCCTGACCACATCCTCGGCTACACGTGCGGCAATGACGTCAGCGATCGCATCGTCCAGCGCAAGGAGAGTGCATTCGGAACGCTTCTCATCGGGAAGGGGCAGGACACCTTCGCTCCCCTCGGGCCCGTCATCGCGACGGGGCTCGACCCTTCGGGACTGGCCCTGACCACTCGTGTGAACGGCGCCGTCGTGCAGTCCGCGAGCACGGCCGACCTGCTGCTCCCGGTTCCGGAGATCGTCAGCTACCTCAGCCGCTATCTGACGCTGCTCCCCGGCGACGTGATCATGACCGGCACGCCTTCCGGTGTCGGACCGATACGCCCCGGGGACGAGGTCGAAGTGGAGATCGAGGGCATCGGCGTCCTGCGCAATCCGGTCGTGGCCGAGAGCCGTTGA
- a CDS encoding MFS transporter — translation MTHAAQVDTSAVPADDTKESSSPPLSKTMIGLGFLLIVLSYMVNAMDRQVFPPLLPNIREEYGFSLEQGGLLATNFTLGMALAGLPAGYLLDRFRRKTVLLASIVIYSLGTMATPLATGFADMTLYRVVSGFGEGMQSAAIFAAMGAFFAHRRGLAFGVIGMGYSVGVFIAPLIGVELMSMHGTWHSPFYLFGSAGLLIAAVSLFLVKSGLTETSVEKVVTTRTYEYMPASAYNRNTIALTVHAVVSGVAIYGFLGLYPTYLISSLHYSPEQAALAMSLLGFGGMTAILGGWLGDRVNQRNLLIISLLAVSAISVCIYETQATVGVQCVFAFLMGAFGLGFIYPNTNSAIQRAVRPTQIGRASGLFVTGYYGPAAFSGLLFAALVDSFGWSRAGMLQVTVLPLLGVVALAFVRPAQFNNAVR, via the coding sequence ATGACTCACGCAGCGCAAGTCGACACCAGTGCCGTGCCCGCCGACGACACGAAGGAGAGCAGCAGCCCTCCCCTGTCCAAGACCATGATCGGGCTGGGCTTCCTGCTGATCGTCCTCTCTTACATGGTCAATGCGATGGACCGCCAGGTCTTTCCTCCGCTGCTCCCCAACATTCGTGAGGAGTACGGCTTCTCCCTGGAGCAGGGCGGGCTGCTGGCCACGAACTTCACCCTGGGCATGGCGCTGGCCGGTCTGCCCGCGGGCTACCTCCTGGATCGCTTCCGCCGCAAGACCGTGCTGCTCGCCAGCATCGTGATCTACTCCCTGGGCACCATGGCCACGCCGCTGGCGACCGGCTTCGCCGACATGACTCTGTACCGGGTCGTCTCGGGCTTCGGTGAGGGCATGCAGTCCGCGGCGATCTTCGCGGCGATGGGCGCCTTCTTCGCCCACCGGCGCGGTCTCGCCTTCGGCGTGATCGGCATGGGCTACTCCGTCGGCGTGTTCATCGCGCCGCTGATCGGCGTCGAGCTCATGAGCATGCACGGCACCTGGCACTCGCCCTTCTACCTGTTCGGCTCGGCGGGGCTGCTGATCGCGGCCGTCTCCCTGTTCCTCGTGAAGAGCGGGCTGACCGAGACCTCCGTCGAGAAGGTCGTCACGACCAGGACGTACGAGTACATGCCGGCCTCCGCCTACAACCGCAACACCATCGCCCTGACCGTCCACGCCGTCGTCAGCGGTGTGGCCATCTACGGATTCCTCGGCCTGTACCCGACGTACCTGATCAGCTCGCTGCACTACTCCCCCGAGCAGGCGGCACTGGCCATGAGCCTCCTCGGCTTCGGTGGCATGACGGCCATACTCGGCGGCTGGCTCGGCGACCGGGTGAACCAGCGCAACCTGCTGATCATCAGCCTGCTCGCCGTCTCGGCCATCAGCGTGTGCATCTACGAGACGCAGGCCACGGTGGGCGTGCAGTGCGTGTTCGCCTTTCTCATGGGCGCCTTCGGACTGGGCTTCATCTACCCCAACACCAACAGTGCGATCCAGCGGGCGGTCCGGCCGACGCAGATCGGGCGCGCCTCCGGCCTCTTCGTCACCGGCTACTACGGGCCGGCGGCGTTCTCGGGCCTGCTCTTCGCCGCCCTCGTGGACTCCTTCGGCTGGAGCCGGGCGGGGATGCTCCAGGTCACCGTCCTGCCGTTGCTGGGCGTCGTCGCCCTGGCGTTCGTCCGGCCCGCGCAGTTCAACAACGCGGTCCGCTGA
- a CDS encoding LacI family DNA-binding transcriptional regulator, with the protein MITTRDIAERLGVSVSTVGRALADDPRISEETKFRVRQAASDMGYVGNRAARMMRGASSNVVALVIPDIRNSFYSTIAHELSKNMESEGFQLMLSETDDDRTAELRHLRELSANRVAAVIIVPSARPHSESVKLLRALPHVQLLRRHPSLGSQWFGVDDQEALRRATAHLVAQGHTRIAYLGGPEELPTGAERLRGFRSALREGGLPDDAGRAELGPPSSVDHGRATVRRLLSGPDAPTALVLGSIQLTLGVLEELSRQGVKVPQDLSVVGFGDEPGFSWWGPGLTTIGLPIQEMATGCALWMIRRLKTEPGNDGPYTAVSPGSLILRGSTASPDGGTPSGSA; encoded by the coding sequence GTGATCACGACCAGGGACATCGCCGAGCGCCTCGGAGTCTCCGTGTCGACGGTGGGACGGGCGCTGGCCGACGATCCGCGCATCAGCGAGGAGACGAAGTTCCGCGTCCGGCAGGCCGCTTCCGACATGGGGTACGTGGGCAACCGCGCGGCCCGGATGATGCGCGGAGCGTCCAGCAACGTCGTCGCGCTGGTGATTCCCGACATCCGCAACAGCTTCTACTCGACCATCGCGCACGAGCTGTCCAAGAACATGGAGTCCGAGGGCTTCCAGCTGATGCTGTCGGAGACCGACGACGACCGGACGGCGGAGCTGCGCCACCTGCGGGAACTGTCCGCGAACCGAGTGGCCGCCGTCATCATCGTGCCCAGCGCTCGCCCGCACAGCGAGTCCGTCAAGCTTCTGCGTGCCCTCCCGCACGTGCAGTTGCTGCGCCGGCACCCGTCGCTGGGCTCGCAGTGGTTCGGCGTGGACGACCAGGAGGCGCTGCGCCGGGCCACCGCTCACCTGGTGGCGCAGGGGCACACGCGCATCGCCTACCTCGGCGGTCCCGAGGAACTGCCCACCGGCGCCGAGCGTCTGCGCGGGTTCCGCAGCGCCCTGCGCGAAGGCGGCCTGCCGGACGACGCCGGGCGCGCGGAGCTGGGACCGCCGTCGTCGGTCGACCACGGCCGCGCGACGGTACGCCGGCTGCTGTCGGGCCCGGATGCGCCCACCGCCCTGGTGCTCGGGTCGATCCAGCTCACCCTCGGCGTCCTGGAGGAGCTGTCCCGGCAGGGCGTGAAGGTGCCCCAGGACCTGTCCGTGGTCGGGTTCGGTGACGAGCCCGGGTTCTCCTGGTGGGGCCCCGGACTCACCACGATCGGCCTGCCCATCCAGGAGATGGCCACCGGCTGCGCGCTGTGGATGATCCGACGGCTCAAGACCGAGCCGGGCAACGACGGCCCGTACACGGCGGTTTCCCCCGGTTCGTTGATCCTGCGCGGCAGTACGGCATCGCCTGACGGGGGGACCCCGTCCGGGTCCGCCTGA